One Kribbella sp. NBC_00662 genomic region harbors:
- a CDS encoding response regulator transcription factor yields MSGAVRILLVEDDLDIANALIPALRRYGLMVTHVRTAADALAADPGDLVLLDLGLPDGDGINVCRQIRTVSDVPVIAVTARGEAADRVRGLRSGADDYVVKPFAISELLARIDAVLRRTGLLQPRPRVTVGDLTVDIEARTVQVADKPISLTRKEFDVLAVLAAHHGRVVPREQVALYAWQSVFEASSRTMDVHVASLRAKLGRPELVQTIRGVGYRLGSD; encoded by the coding sequence ATGAGTGGCGCGGTCCGGATTCTGCTGGTCGAGGACGATCTCGATATCGCCAATGCCCTGATACCCGCTTTGCGGCGCTACGGCCTGATGGTGACGCACGTTCGCACCGCCGCGGACGCCCTGGCGGCGGATCCCGGCGACCTGGTCCTGCTGGACCTTGGACTGCCGGACGGGGACGGCATCAACGTCTGCCGGCAGATCCGCACGGTCTCCGATGTGCCGGTGATCGCGGTGACCGCGCGCGGCGAGGCCGCGGACCGGGTGCGCGGGTTGCGCAGCGGCGCCGACGACTATGTGGTCAAACCGTTCGCGATTTCCGAACTGCTGGCCCGCATCGATGCTGTACTACGTCGTACCGGTCTCTTGCAGCCCCGCCCCCGGGTGACCGTCGGCGACCTGACCGTGGATATCGAAGCCCGCACGGTTCAGGTGGCGGACAAGCCCATCAGCCTGACCCGCAAGGAGTTCGACGTGCTAGCAGTGCTGGCCGCTCACCACGGCCGGGTGGTCCCCCGCGAACAGGTCGCGCTGTACGCCTGGCAGTCGGTCTTCGAGGCGTCCTCGCGAACCATGGACGTCCACGTCGCCAGCCTGCGCGCGAAGCTCGGCCGGCCAGAACTGGTGCAGACCATCCGCGGCGTCGGCTACCGCCTGGGTTCGGACTGA
- a CDS encoding TAXI family TRAP transporter solute-binding subunit produces the protein MRLRTTVVALAAVVSLAACGGQREPAGSSDGGGRLTIATGNTTGVYYQLGGALASVISSKVSGYRATASETGASVQNIQGLVAGNYDIAFSLGDSASDAVKGENSFKDKQDVVALTRLYNNYTQVAVRTSAGVNSIADLKGKRVSTGSPNSGTEVIARRLLEAAGLDPAHDVTAQRLGLPESVDAMKSGSIDALVWSGGLPTGGITDLTTSMGKGVKLLPITDLLPKMQEKYGSIYTQAPIPAATYKQAADVPTIVVPNVLLVRKDMKDELAEQLTKVIYDNMDALVAVNAAAKGITLENAEKTDPVPLHPGAKKAIDGLK, from the coding sequence ATGAGACTCCGCACCACTGTTGTGGCGCTTGCTGCTGTCGTCTCGCTGGCCGCCTGCGGCGGTCAGCGTGAACCTGCCGGGTCCTCGGACGGCGGCGGGCGACTGACGATTGCCACCGGCAACACGACGGGGGTGTACTACCAGCTCGGCGGTGCGCTGGCCTCGGTGATCTCCTCGAAGGTGTCGGGATATCGCGCGACCGCCAGCGAGACCGGTGCCTCGGTGCAGAACATCCAGGGTCTGGTCGCGGGCAACTACGACATCGCCTTCTCGCTCGGCGACTCCGCGTCGGACGCGGTCAAGGGTGAGAACAGCTTCAAGGACAAGCAGGACGTGGTCGCGCTGACCCGGCTGTACAACAACTACACGCAGGTCGCCGTCCGGACGTCGGCCGGGGTCAACTCGATCGCGGATCTGAAGGGCAAGCGGGTCTCGACCGGTTCGCCGAACTCCGGGACCGAGGTGATCGCGCGCCGGCTGCTGGAGGCGGCGGGGCTGGACCCGGCTCACGATGTGACTGCCCAGCGGCTCGGGCTGCCGGAGTCGGTGGACGCGATGAAGTCCGGCTCGATCGACGCTCTGGTCTGGTCCGGCGGTCTGCCCACCGGCGGGATCACCGACCTGACCACGAGTATGGGCAAGGGCGTGAAGCTCTTGCCGATCACGGATCTGCTGCCGAAAATGCAGGAGAAGTACGGCTCGATCTACACGCAGGCGCCGATCCCGGCCGCGACGTACAAGCAGGCGGCCGACGTACCGACGATCGTCGTGCCGAACGTGCTGCTGGTCCGCAAGGACATGAAGGACGAGCTCGCCGAGCAGCTGACGAAGGTCATCTACGACAACATGGATGCGCTGGTCGCGGTGAACGCGGCCGCGAAGGGCATCACGCTCGAGAACGCGGAGAAGACCGACCCGGTGCCGCTGCACCCCGGCGCGAAGAAGGCGATCGACGGGCTGAAATAG
- a CDS encoding TRAP transporter permease, translating into MTVGVGTGGSVTAPSDEELAEYEQERPARRLRPALDLILSVWCAIVSVGVLAQVFFPLPQGTQFYLVIFLAAVLPITLLCYRGFRLPGKDRTHDDPGVVDWILAVIALAVCLYPLLDFDAYLERRQAPTALDVVAGAVLLVLLLEACRRTTGWVLPVFSLVFIAYAYYGGYLPYTWSLAHQGFNFDAIIAQFTMGTAGFYGTPLSVAASYIVLFTIYGAVLDYSGAGKFFIDLSFAAFKRSRTAPGRTVTLAGFLLGSVSGSGTATAVSLGTVSWPILRRAGYPPEPAGGMLAASGIGAILSPPTLGAAAFIIAEFLQVSYLKVLGFAVIPTILYYLGILLAIEIDARKHGTTSAETSTDSAWRLLLRFGYHFLSLFVIIAFMAVDVPPFKAVVYAVIIQFGLSFLDREHRLTGRPLFKALAQGTRSVLPVAATCATAGVIVAVTTQTGLGLNLAEIIVNAAHGLTTNPTAVLILTVVLSGFAVLILGLAVPVTASFIIAAVIISPALVNLGVTQREAYMFIFYYAVLSEVSPPTALAAVATAAITGGKVMPTMWQAWKYTLPAFLVPFAFVLTDNGAHLLGQGSFIGMVWTTLVSMLAVAALAVVTGGWVFVRATWLERAVCVPAAALLLYLAPVTITAGICLLLVAVVINLVRRQRQASSVEGTVAS; encoded by the coding sequence ATGACTGTCGGTGTTGGCACGGGGGGCAGCGTCACCGCGCCCTCCGACGAAGAGCTGGCCGAGTACGAGCAGGAACGCCCGGCTCGGCGGCTCAGGCCTGCTCTGGACCTGATTCTTTCGGTCTGGTGCGCAATCGTCAGCGTCGGCGTGCTTGCACAGGTCTTCTTCCCACTACCACAAGGCACGCAGTTCTACTTGGTGATCTTTCTCGCAGCGGTTCTGCCGATCACGCTGCTGTGTTACCGCGGCTTTCGTCTTCCCGGCAAGGATCGCACGCATGACGATCCCGGAGTCGTCGACTGGATCCTCGCCGTCATCGCGTTGGCGGTGTGCCTCTATCCGCTCCTCGATTTCGACGCTTACCTGGAGCGGCGTCAGGCGCCGACCGCGCTGGACGTGGTCGCCGGAGCGGTGCTGCTCGTGCTGCTGCTCGAGGCGTGCCGTCGTACGACGGGCTGGGTGCTGCCGGTGTTCAGCCTGGTGTTCATCGCCTACGCGTACTACGGCGGCTACCTGCCGTACACGTGGTCGCTCGCCCACCAGGGCTTCAACTTCGACGCGATCATCGCGCAGTTCACGATGGGGACGGCGGGGTTCTACGGGACACCGTTGAGCGTCGCGGCGTCGTACATCGTGCTGTTCACGATCTACGGCGCGGTGCTCGACTACTCGGGCGCCGGCAAGTTCTTCATCGACCTCTCCTTCGCGGCCTTCAAACGCAGTCGTACTGCGCCTGGTCGCACGGTCACGCTCGCGGGCTTCCTGCTCGGCAGCGTGTCGGGCTCCGGTACGGCGACCGCCGTGTCGCTCGGAACCGTGTCGTGGCCGATCCTGCGCCGGGCCGGCTATCCGCCCGAACCGGCCGGCGGAATGCTCGCCGCATCCGGGATCGGCGCGATCCTGTCGCCGCCCACGCTCGGCGCGGCGGCATTCATCATCGCGGAGTTCCTGCAGGTGTCGTACCTGAAGGTGCTCGGGTTCGCGGTGATCCCGACGATCCTGTACTACCTCGGGATCCTGCTCGCGATCGAGATCGACGCCCGCAAGCACGGGACGACCTCGGCGGAGACGTCTACGGATTCGGCCTGGCGGTTGCTGCTGCGGTTCGGGTACCACTTCCTCTCGTTGTTCGTGATCATCGCGTTCATGGCGGTCGACGTACCGCCGTTCAAGGCCGTGGTCTACGCGGTGATCATCCAGTTCGGGTTGTCGTTCCTGGACCGTGAGCATCGGCTGACCGGTCGGCCGTTGTTCAAAGCGCTTGCCCAGGGCACCCGTTCGGTGCTGCCGGTGGCGGCGACCTGTGCGACCGCGGGCGTGATCGTCGCGGTGACCACGCAGACCGGGCTCGGGCTGAACCTGGCCGAGATCATCGTCAACGCCGCGCACGGACTGACCACGAATCCGACCGCGGTGCTGATTCTGACCGTGGTGCTGTCCGGGTTCGCCGTACTGATCCTCGGGCTGGCGGTGCCGGTGACCGCGTCGTTCATCATCGCGGCGGTGATCATCTCGCCGGCGCTGGTCAACCTCGGCGTGACGCAGCGCGAGGCGTACATGTTCATCTTCTACTACGCCGTACTCTCCGAGGTCTCACCGCCGACCGCACTGGCCGCGGTGGCGACGGCCGCGATCACCGGCGGCAAGGTGATGCCGACGATGTGGCAGGCTTGGAAGTACACGCTCCCGGCGTTCCTGGTGCCGTTCGCGTTCGTGCTCACCGACAACGGCGCCCACCTGCTCGGTCAGGGATCGTTCATCGGGATGGTGTGGACGACGCTGGTGTCGATGCTCGCCGTCGCCGCGCTGGCCGTCGTGACCGGCGGCTGGGTGTTCGTCCGCGCGACCTGGCTCGAGCGAGCGGTCTGCGTACCGGCGGCGGCGTTGCTGCTGTACCTCGCGCCCGTAACCATCACGGCCGGAATCTGTTTGCTACTTGTTGCCGTCGTCATCAATCTGGTCCGGCGGCAGCGCCAGGCCTCTTCCGTGGAAGGAACCGTTGCCTCATGA
- a CDS encoding alpha-mannosidase: MHDDRQLIEERLRRALRERLRPAIYGAAVPLDIEVWHAPGEPVSPAEALAQTYEKAEIGLPWGPAWGTAWFRFSGQVPSEWAGSEIEAVIDLGFSGGPGFSAEGLVHTTSGKPLKGLHPRQTYAPLSILGPDGTAASAGDSIEFYVEAAANPEIPLDNAYAKVDIGEKLGETPIYTLTRADLAVFNAEVWDLILDLEALNSLQNELSAQEPRRREILRAISRSLDALDYEDVAGTAAAARAQLTDVLSRPAHASAHQLSAVGHAHIDSAWLWPLRETRRKVARTVSNVATLAEEYPELVFAFSQAQQHAWVKDNYPEVWERLKKAVAEGTIVPVGGMWVESDTNLPGSEALARQFVHGKRFFLDEYGIDTQEVWLPDSFGYTAALPQLVKLSGSKWFLTQKISWNKENKFPHHTFWWEGLDGTRVFTHFPPIDTYNSDLSGRELAHAQRNFQENGAATRSLVPFGYGDGGGGPTREFVATARRVKDLESSPKVTIESPTEFFTAAEDEYREHAPVWSGELYLEIHRATYTSQAKTKQGNRRTEHLLREAELWTTAAVVAGKLDTYPYEDLDRLWKVALLHQFHDILPGSSISWVHREAERTYAKIADELDAIISRAQQALAGKGDEQIVFNAAPHGRNGVAGLGAGVATTAGAAVTVENGVIDNGLIRVTIDERGLITSLYDVEADREVIAPGAVGNLLQLHVDTPNHWDAWDVDSFYKNNVRDVTEVDSVDFRVDDDEAVVVVNRSFGRSTVTQTLRVRPGTKRVDIETEMDWHESEKFLKAAYPVDVHADRSASETQFGHIFRPTHQNTSWDAAKFEIAAHRWVHVGEPGYGVAVVNDSTYGHDINRTARADGGTTTTIRTSLIRAPRFPDPKTDQGVHVVNHALVVGAGIPEAIEEGYAINLPERVVTGADGVEPIVALDNDNVIVEAIKLADDKSGDVIVRLYESTGGRSRATITPSFQAASATEVDLLERHLADRDLQDNGVALDLRPFQILTLRFKRS; the protein is encoded by the coding sequence GTGCACGACGACCGTCAACTCATCGAGGAGCGGCTCAGGCGCGCCCTGCGGGAGCGGCTCCGCCCCGCGATCTACGGCGCGGCGGTCCCGCTGGACATCGAGGTGTGGCACGCACCTGGTGAGCCCGTGTCCCCCGCCGAAGCACTCGCGCAGACCTACGAGAAGGCCGAGATCGGCCTGCCGTGGGGTCCGGCCTGGGGCACCGCCTGGTTCAGGTTCAGCGGCCAGGTCCCGTCCGAGTGGGCCGGCAGTGAGATCGAGGCGGTCATCGACCTCGGCTTCAGCGGCGGCCCCGGCTTCTCCGCCGAGGGCCTGGTGCACACCACCTCCGGCAAGCCGCTGAAGGGCCTGCACCCGCGGCAGACCTACGCCCCGCTCTCGATCCTCGGCCCGGACGGTACGGCGGCTTCGGCCGGCGACTCGATCGAGTTCTACGTCGAGGCGGCCGCCAACCCGGAGATCCCGCTCGACAACGCCTACGCCAAGGTCGACATCGGCGAGAAGCTCGGTGAGACCCCGATCTACACGCTGACCCGGGCCGACCTGGCCGTGTTCAACGCCGAGGTGTGGGACCTGATCCTCGACCTCGAGGCGCTGAACAGCCTGCAGAACGAGCTGTCCGCCCAGGAGCCCCGCCGGCGCGAGATCCTGCGCGCGATCAGCCGCTCGCTGGACGCGCTCGACTACGAGGATGTCGCCGGCACCGCCGCGGCCGCCCGCGCGCAGCTGACCGACGTACTCAGCCGCCCGGCGCACGCCAGCGCGCACCAGCTGTCCGCGGTCGGGCACGCGCACATCGACTCCGCGTGGCTGTGGCCACTGCGGGAGACGCGCCGCAAGGTCGCCCGGACGGTCTCCAACGTCGCCACGCTGGCCGAGGAGTACCCGGAGCTGGTCTTCGCGTTCTCGCAGGCCCAGCAGCACGCCTGGGTGAAGGACAACTACCCGGAGGTCTGGGAGCGGCTGAAGAAGGCCGTTGCCGAGGGCACCATCGTTCCGGTCGGCGGCATGTGGGTCGAGTCCGACACCAACCTGCCCGGCAGCGAGGCGCTGGCCCGGCAGTTCGTGCACGGCAAGCGGTTCTTCCTGGACGAGTACGGGATCGACACCCAGGAGGTCTGGCTGCCGGACTCGTTCGGCTACACCGCGGCGCTGCCGCAGCTGGTGAAGCTGTCCGGCTCGAAGTGGTTCCTGACCCAGAAGATCTCCTGGAACAAGGAGAACAAGTTCCCGCACCACACCTTCTGGTGGGAGGGCCTGGACGGGACCCGGGTGTTCACCCACTTCCCGCCGATCGACACGTACAACTCCGACCTGTCCGGTCGCGAGCTGGCGCACGCGCAGCGGAACTTCCAGGAGAACGGCGCCGCGACCCGCTCGCTGGTCCCGTTCGGGTACGGCGACGGCGGTGGCGGCCCCACCCGTGAGTTCGTCGCGACCGCGCGCCGGGTGAAGGACCTGGAGTCCTCGCCGAAGGTGACGATCGAGTCCCCGACCGAGTTCTTCACCGCTGCCGAGGACGAGTACCGCGAGCACGCTCCGGTCTGGTCCGGGGAGCTCTACCTGGAGATCCACCGGGCCACGTACACCTCGCAGGCCAAGACCAAGCAGGGCAACCGGCGGACCGAGCACCTGCTCCGCGAGGCCGAGCTGTGGACGACGGCCGCCGTCGTCGCGGGCAAGCTCGACACGTACCCGTACGAGGACCTGGACCGGTTGTGGAAGGTCGCGCTGCTGCACCAGTTCCACGACATCCTGCCGGGCTCGTCGATCTCGTGGGTGCACCGCGAGGCCGAGCGAACCTACGCGAAGATCGCCGACGAGCTCGACGCGATCATCTCCCGCGCGCAGCAGGCTCTGGCCGGCAAGGGTGACGAGCAGATCGTGTTCAACGCCGCGCCGCACGGCCGCAACGGCGTCGCCGGCCTCGGTGCGGGCGTCGCCACCACAGCCGGCGCGGCGGTCACCGTCGAGAACGGCGTGATCGACAACGGCCTCATCCGGGTCACGATCGACGAGCGCGGTTTGATCACTTCGCTGTACGACGTCGAGGCGGACCGCGAGGTCATCGCACCGGGTGCCGTAGGCAACCTTCTCCAGCTGCATGTGGACACGCCGAACCACTGGGACGCGTGGGACGTCGACTCGTTCTACAAGAACAACGTCCGCGACGTCACCGAGGTCGACAGCGTCGACTTCAGGGTCGATGACGACGAGGCCGTCGTCGTGGTGAATCGCTCGTTCGGCCGGTCCACCGTCACCCAGACGCTGCGGGTCCGCCCGGGCACCAAGCGGGTCGACATCGAGACCGAGATGGACTGGCACGAGTCCGAGAAGTTCCTCAAGGCGGCGTACCCGGTCGACGTCCACGCCGACCGGTCGGCGTCGGAGACGCAGTTCGGGCACATCTTCCGGCCGACCCACCAGAACACCTCGTGGGACGCGGCGAAGTTCGAGATCGCGGCACACCGCTGGGTGCACGTCGGCGAGCCCGGGTACGGCGTCGCGGTGGTCAACGACTCGACGTACGGTCACGACATCAACCGGACCGCGCGTGCGGACGGCGGTACGACGACCACGATCCGTACGTCGCTGATCCGCGCGCCGCGCTTCCCCGACCCGAAGACCGACCAGGGCGTGCACGTCGTGAACCACGCGCTGGTGGTCGGCGCCGGTATCCCGGAGGCGATCGAGGAGGGCTACGCGATCAACCTCCCCGAGCGCGTCGTCACCGGTGCCGACGGCGTCGAGCCGATCGTTGCCCTCGACAACGACAACGTCATCGTCGAGGCGATCAAGCTCGCCGACGACAAGTCCGGCGACGTGATCGTCCGCCTGTACGAGTCCACCGGCGGCCGCTCGCGCGCCACCATCACGCCGTCCTTCCAGGCGGCCTCGGCCACCGAGGTGGATCTCCTCGAGCGCCACCTCGCGGACCGGGACCTGCAGGACAACGGAGTCGCACTGGATCTGCGTCCCTTCCAGATCCTGACCC
- the mgrA gene encoding L-glyceraldehyde 3-phosphate reductase, protein MVGDGADWGPVTDYVAAEGRYDDQMSYRRTGRSGLLLPAISLGLWHNFGDDKPFVTQRDILRRAFDLGVTHFDLANNYGPPYGSAETNFGTHFARDFSKYRDELIISTKAGYDMWPGPYGQGGGSRKYLLASLDQSLSRMGLDYVDIFYSHRFDPDTPLEETMGALDAAVRSGKALYAGISSYSADRTREAARILGELGTPLLIHQPSYSMLNRWIEEDLLDAVGELGVGVIAFSPLAQGVLTDRYLDGIPSDSRAAQGKSLSPDSLTEDTLKHVRALNEIAQERGQSVAQLALAWTLRDDRVTSALIGASSVAQLEDNLAAVRNLKFSPEELEAIDADAVEAGINLWKKSSDS, encoded by the coding sequence ATGGTTGGGGATGGGGCAGACTGGGGTCCCGTGACTGATTATGTGGCGGCTGAAGGCCGGTATGACGACCAGATGAGTTACCGGCGGACGGGCCGGAGTGGGCTGCTGTTGCCGGCGATCTCGCTGGGGTTGTGGCACAACTTCGGCGACGACAAGCCGTTCGTGACGCAGCGCGACATCCTGCGGCGGGCGTTCGACCTCGGCGTCACGCACTTCGACCTGGCGAACAACTACGGCCCGCCGTACGGCTCGGCCGAGACCAACTTCGGGACGCACTTCGCGCGGGACTTCAGCAAGTACCGCGACGAGCTGATCATCTCGACCAAGGCCGGGTACGACATGTGGCCGGGGCCGTACGGTCAGGGCGGCGGCTCGCGGAAGTACCTGCTCGCCTCGCTCGACCAGTCGTTGAGCCGGATGGGCCTGGACTACGTCGACATCTTCTACTCGCACCGGTTCGACCCCGACACCCCGCTCGAGGAGACGATGGGCGCGCTCGACGCGGCGGTCCGCTCGGGCAAGGCGCTGTACGCCGGAATTTCGTCGTACTCCGCGGATCGCACCCGCGAGGCTGCCCGGATCCTGGGCGAGCTCGGTACGCCGCTGCTCATCCACCAGCCTTCCTACTCGATGCTCAACCGATGGATCGAGGAAGACCTGCTCGACGCCGTCGGCGAGCTCGGTGTCGGCGTGATCGCGTTCTCGCCGCTGGCGCAGGGCGTGCTCACGGACCGCTACCTCGACGGCATCCCGTCGGACTCCCGGGCAGCGCAGGGCAAGTCGCTGAGCCCGGACTCGCTGACCGAGGACACGCTCAAGCACGTCCGCGCCCTCAACGAGATCGCCCAGGAGCGCGGCCAGTCCGTCGCCCAGTTGGCCCTTGCGTGGACGCTCCGCGACGACCGCGTCACCAGCGCGCTGATCGGCGCCTCGAGCGTCGCCCAGCTCGAGGACAACCTGGCCGCGGTCCGCAACCTGAAGTTCTCCCCCGAGGAGCTCGAGGCCATCGACGCCGACGCGGTGGAAGCCGGCATCAACCTCTGGAAGAAGAGCTCGGACAGCTGA
- a CDS encoding TAXI family TRAP transporter solute-binding subunit has product MDRPRLLTPARPTGMTRRSVLGFGAAAASALLVPGCSRGRADEPAPAAAGTFVTGNPGGVYNVFGAALSALVSEVTGMELKPLPSNGSVDNLAKVASRNADLGFCTSDTALAAYEGTGQFSRGPLRFTALARVYDNYVHVVVPMASKAKELTDLNPPADDPTARKMVVSVGPRNSGTQIIADMILDVAKVDVKRVNMSLEDSVAALIPKGTATRGSIDAFIWSGGVPTEPIAQLQSTLGFRLLDIGKFAQTIALKEFGGFVVSSIPPSQYGLASAVQTLAVPNYLIAKPGLSDSWAWWTVNTLFRRQNDLIKDHPEAGALDPRSAISTMPVPLHPAAERWYRQNHI; this is encoded by the coding sequence ATGGATCGCCCCCGCCTGCTGACCCCTGCCCGGCCGACTGGGATGACCAGACGCAGTGTTCTCGGCTTCGGAGCCGCCGCCGCGTCGGCATTGCTGGTGCCCGGCTGCTCCCGCGGCCGTGCGGACGAGCCCGCGCCCGCCGCTGCCGGAACCTTCGTCACCGGCAACCCCGGCGGCGTCTACAACGTCTTCGGCGCGGCGCTCAGCGCGCTGGTGAGCGAAGTCACCGGCATGGAGCTGAAGCCACTGCCGAGCAACGGGTCGGTCGACAACCTGGCCAAGGTCGCGAGCCGGAACGCCGACCTCGGCTTCTGTACGTCGGACACGGCGCTCGCGGCGTACGAGGGCACCGGTCAGTTCAGCAGGGGCCCGCTGCGGTTCACCGCGCTCGCCCGGGTGTACGACAACTACGTGCACGTCGTCGTACCGATGGCCTCGAAGGCCAAGGAGCTGACGGACCTGAATCCGCCCGCGGACGACCCGACGGCGCGCAAGATGGTCGTCAGCGTCGGCCCGCGGAACTCCGGGACCCAGATCATCGCCGACATGATCCTGGACGTCGCCAAGGTCGACGTGAAGCGGGTCAACATGTCGCTGGAGGATTCGGTCGCGGCACTGATCCCGAAGGGCACCGCGACGCGCGGCTCGATCGATGCCTTCATCTGGAGCGGCGGCGTTCCGACAGAGCCGATCGCGCAGCTGCAGAGCACGCTCGGCTTCCGGCTGCTGGACATCGGGAAGTTCGCCCAGACGATCGCGCTGAAGGAGTTCGGCGGGTTCGTGGTGTCGTCGATCCCGCCCTCGCAGTACGGCCTGGCCAGCGCGGTACAGACGCTCGCGGTGCCGAACTACCTGATCGCGAAGCCGGGTCTGTCCGACTCGTGGGCCTGGTGGACGGTCAATACGCTGTTCCGCCGCCAGAACGACCTGATCAAGGACCACCCGGAGGCCGGCGCCCTCGACCCCCGCTCCGCGATCTCCACCATGCCGGTCCCGCTACACCCGGCTGCCGAGCGCTGGTACCGCCAGAACCACATCTGA
- a CDS encoding sensor histidine kinase — MVVALAIVAVIPLANFIATSTSRTLFLSRSNDADWFATMAESPLQTGDIANLRELAVRYQELYNTPVFVVDVDSRVVATSVSGVDVKEPDIASALHSTLAGRLPPEPPALWPWRSGEMIVSRPVVNNGSVLGAAVLRVPTESARDQVQRGLLLLLGGLLISIGAIIVGIVRPITRWVLRPLQDLDNATHQITRGALDTRVSTDGRAPELRRLGDSFNSMALSLHQARQREREFVADASHQLRTPLTSARIHIEGLSRLSPTARFALSDIDRLGRIVQRLSRLAGSDRPSAADAEGNEEPLDLAQAVKERLVGWKAVYAADDLELIVGEMVPGGVAPELEVDDILDVLLDNASKYGAPPVEVSVTRDGTEVVMSVRDHGLGLGSRDLKKVGERFWRSAHHREMPGTGLGLAIVRSEAARVGGRVVARPPIGGGLVIEVRVPLIDDYDV; from the coding sequence ATGGTGGTCGCACTGGCCATCGTCGCCGTGATCCCGCTGGCGAACTTCATCGCCACGAGTACGTCGCGCACGCTGTTCCTGTCCCGGAGCAACGACGCGGACTGGTTCGCCACCATGGCGGAGTCCCCGCTGCAGACCGGTGACATCGCCAACCTGCGTGAGCTGGCAGTCCGGTACCAGGAGCTGTACAACACGCCCGTCTTCGTCGTCGACGTCGACTCCCGCGTCGTGGCCACCTCGGTGTCCGGTGTGGACGTGAAGGAGCCGGACATCGCGTCCGCGCTGCACAGCACGCTGGCCGGCCGGCTGCCGCCGGAGCCGCCCGCGCTGTGGCCGTGGCGTTCCGGCGAGATGATCGTGTCCCGTCCGGTCGTCAACAACGGCAGCGTCCTCGGTGCCGCCGTACTGCGGGTGCCGACCGAGAGCGCCCGCGACCAGGTGCAGCGTGGACTGCTGCTGCTCCTCGGCGGCCTGCTGATCAGCATCGGCGCGATCATCGTCGGTATCGTCCGGCCGATCACCCGCTGGGTGCTGCGGCCGCTGCAGGACCTCGACAACGCGACCCACCAGATCACCCGCGGCGCACTCGACACCCGGGTGTCCACGGACGGTCGTGCACCGGAGCTGCGTCGCCTCGGCGACAGCTTCAACTCGATGGCGCTGAGCCTGCACCAGGCCCGCCAGCGTGAGCGCGAATTCGTCGCGGACGCGTCGCACCAGCTGCGTACGCCGTTGACGTCGGCCCGGATCCACATCGAGGGCCTGTCCCGGTTGTCGCCGACCGCGCGGTTCGCGCTCAGCGACATCGACCGGCTCGGCCGGATCGTCCAGCGGCTGTCCCGCCTGGCCGGCTCCGACCGCCCCTCGGCAGCCGATGCCGAAGGCAACGAAGAGCCGCTGGACCTCGCCCAGGCGGTGAAGGAACGCCTGGTCGGCTGGAAGGCTGTGTACGCCGCCGACGACCTGGAGCTGATCGTCGGCGAGATGGTCCCGGGCGGAGTCGCCCCGGAGCTCGAGGTCGACGACATCCTCGACGTACTGCTCGACAACGCGTCCAAGTACGGCGCCCCGCCGGTGGAGGTCTCGGTCACCCGGGACGGCACCGAGGTCGTGATGTCGGTCCGCGACCACGGTCTCGGGCTCGGCTCACGGGACCTCAAGAAGGTCGGCGAGCGGTTCTGGCGTAGCGCGCACCACCGGGAGATGCCGGGCACCGGCCTCGGACTCGCGATCGTCCGCTCCGAGGCGGCCCGCGTCGGCGGCCGCGTGGTCGCCCGCCCGCCGATCGGCGGCGGCCTGGTGATCGAGGTCCGCGTCCCGCTGATCGACGACTACGACGTCTGA